The Streptomyces nitrosporeus genome includes a window with the following:
- a CDS encoding SDR family NAD(P)-dependent oxidoreductase produces the protein MITGASSGIGAAAARLFAARGATVTLMARREKELRSLADEIGTEGGRALVAVGDVTAPEDVRRAVSRTVEEFGRLDAAFNNAGWGSIGTPLHETDDAVFRQIMDVNVQGVWNCLKHQIPVMLRQGHGAIVNTCSTAGSFATGAIAPYVAAKHAVLGLTKAAAAEYGERGIRVNALMVGSTRTELMESAMELVPELEKASVARAVQRRLADPMEVAQAAVWLCSDQASFVTGAGMAVDGGCSAV, from the coding sequence ATGATCACCGGGGCTTCCAGTGGGATCGGGGCAGCGGCAGCGCGGCTGTTCGCCGCCCGCGGAGCGACGGTCACGCTCATGGCGCGCCGCGAGAAGGAACTGCGCTCGCTCGCCGATGAGATCGGGACCGAGGGCGGACGCGCTTTGGTGGCGGTGGGGGACGTGACGGCGCCGGAGGACGTCCGACGGGCGGTCAGCAGGACCGTCGAGGAGTTCGGCAGGCTTGACGCGGCTTTCAACAACGCCGGCTGGGGCTCCATCGGCACACCGCTGCACGAGACGGACGATGCGGTGTTCCGCCAGATCATGGACGTGAACGTGCAGGGGGTGTGGAACTGCCTCAAACACCAGATCCCTGTGATGCTGCGGCAAGGACACGGCGCGATCGTCAACACGTGCAGCACCGCCGGCTCCTTCGCCACCGGTGCCATCGCCCCCTACGTGGCGGCCAAGCACGCGGTGCTCGGCCTGACGAAGGCCGCCGCCGCCGAGTACGGGGAACGGGGGATCCGGGTGAACGCGCTGATGGTGGGCAGCACACGTACGGAGCTGATGGAATCGGCCATGGAACTGGTGCCGGAGCTGGAAAAGGCATCGGTGGCCCGGGCCGTTCAGCGTCGTCTCGCCGATCCGATGGAGGTCGCCCAGGCGGCGGTCTGGCTCTGCAGCGACCAGGCGAGCTTTGTCACGGGAGCCGGGATGGCGGTGGACGGCGGGTGCAGCGCCGTGTGA
- a CDS encoding ScbA/BarX family gamma-butyrolactone biosynthesis protein, whose product MALSEIASAAREAVEPEELDFNRTIDRRMVHRASVAEVFVTGMQRTGSLSFRSAAQLPVSHSYYNDHTEIPARFDPLLLLETCRQASIHGAHELLEIPLETTFMVNDWDIHLDGGDALTMGERPGELLLSQLITPTHDRRERVTALGFDIQMEIAGVSVGGAHIRVSSAPTPQYASLRFMQRGSAPPMTSAFRGTGDRRTSVQPSRINRFNPANVVLTDTETDAEKRNLSAVLAPDFRNAGLFDHDYDHIPAMVLMEAARQSALLLQPESRSTGKVHRSLSITSLEASFSRFAELDSPIRVVAAAGFPSSSPQQVSVTLEQSGESVAVVSVTVRPPVLPANS is encoded by the coding sequence ATGGCACTCTCGGAGATCGCTTCGGCAGCACGCGAGGCGGTGGAGCCAGAAGAACTGGACTTCAACCGGACCATTGACCGGCGCATGGTCCATCGGGCTTCGGTGGCCGAGGTGTTCGTCACTGGGATGCAGCGGACAGGTAGTCTTTCCTTTCGGTCGGCCGCGCAACTTCCCGTTTCTCACAGTTATTACAACGATCACACAGAAATCCCTGCGCGATTCGATCCTCTGCTGCTACTGGAAACCTGCCGCCAAGCGTCCATACACGGGGCACACGAGCTGCTGGAAATCCCTCTCGAGACGACGTTCATGGTGAACGACTGGGACATTCACCTGGACGGCGGCGACGCTTTGACCATGGGCGAGAGGCCGGGAGAGCTTCTCCTGAGCCAACTGATCACACCGACGCACGACCGCCGGGAACGAGTGACTGCACTGGGCTTCGACATTCAAATGGAAATTGCAGGAGTTTCAGTGGGTGGTGCTCACATCCGAGTGAGCTCCGCACCCACCCCTCAATACGCTTCACTCCGGTTCATGCAGCGTGGCAGCGCTCCGCCCATGACCTCGGCGTTCCGCGGGACAGGCGACCGAAGGACCTCCGTACAGCCTTCCCGAATAAACCGGTTCAATCCGGCGAATGTCGTGCTGACCGACACCGAGACGGATGCGGAAAAGCGCAATCTTTCCGCTGTCCTGGCACCGGATTTTCGCAATGCAGGACTTTTCGACCACGACTACGATCACATTCCTGCCATGGTGCTGATGGAAGCCGCTCGCCAGTCGGCGCTGCTCCTGCAACCGGAGTCCCGGAGCACCGGAAAAGTCCACAGGTCTCTTTCGATCACTTCGCTGGAAGCGTCCTTCTCCCGCTTCGCTGAACTGGATTCTCCGATACGCGTAGTGGCAGCGGCCGGCTTCCCGTCCTCGTCTCCGCAGCAGGTGTCCGTCACTCTTGAGCAGTCCGGCGAGAGCGTCGCCGTCGTCAGCGTCACGGTGCGCCCGCCCGTCCTCCCTGCCAATAGTTGA
- a CDS encoding TetR/AcrR family transcriptional regulator, with amino-acid sequence MSDDLRDLPLRERKKLRTRRALSDTALRLFTEHGYDATTLDDLCDVVEVSKRTFFRNYRSKEDVALASDSDLWSAYLDSMATLETDGPLLDALQAVLHTTLSAMDPDWDRRFLTTRKLSEGVPALQAHSLGYCQDTTRTLIEAVNGRAGDNVDEVRLRLTVEIFVAAWRTASLRWTALGGDGGRDGLTKLVQETFAEIPAALTCSA; translated from the coding sequence GTGAGTGATGACCTGCGTGACCTGCCGCTGCGCGAACGGAAGAAGCTGCGCACCCGCCGGGCGCTGTCGGACACCGCACTCCGCCTGTTCACCGAGCATGGTTACGACGCGACCACGCTGGACGACCTGTGCGATGTCGTCGAGGTGTCCAAGCGCACCTTCTTCCGGAATTACCGGTCGAAAGAGGACGTAGCGCTCGCCTCGGACAGCGACCTGTGGTCGGCCTATCTGGACTCCATGGCCACCCTGGAGACGGACGGCCCCCTCCTCGACGCTCTCCAGGCGGTGCTGCACACCACTCTGAGCGCCATGGACCCTGATTGGGACCGCCGCTTCCTGACGACCCGCAAACTGTCGGAGGGCGTTCCCGCACTGCAGGCGCACAGTCTGGGCTACTGCCAGGACACCACCCGGACCCTGATCGAAGCCGTGAACGGCCGTGCCGGGGACAACGTCGACGAGGTACGGCTCCGGCTGACCGTGGAGATCTTCGTGGCGGCTTGGCGCACGGCTTCCCTGCGCTGGACCGCGCTGGGCGGCGACGGAGGCCGCGACGGCCTGACGAAGCTGGTCCAGGAAACCTTCGCCGAGATCCCCGCCGCGCTCACCTGCAGCGCCTGA
- a CDS encoding beta-ketoacyl synthase N-terminal-like domain-containing protein, whose amino-acid sequence MSTLPTQDRPVVPETGGTRFSSLPVSPVDVVRCTVFSAAGQGLDAMADALFRGSVTGREPDGGVTPGEYPPRLDLLALPDFVPADTLGRKGLNRLTRTDQLASVACAVALRELPRQAAAVEPDETGIVLGTSVGSTRRVGEFIRDTFAEERPYFVNPSHFPGVLMNSAAGRAAIHLGLTGLNSTVSGGPLAGLHALRFARNALLAGHARRLLTGAFEELSPQRAWAWHRSQGLAAGVPLGEGGAVLVLEPSGGREGGPRPLARLLACEVGFADPKSGLPSVSRRLANCIRTALVRSGVAPEDVAVAVPGAAGRGGWAMVEELALREVFPRGGTSGPVERLTIQPVLGETDSANGALQLAATLARWQDGRNATEHERAAVITSISPDGSVGCAVVLQPPLDRE is encoded by the coding sequence ATGAGCACATTGCCCACGCAGGACAGACCTGTTGTGCCGGAGACGGGAGGGACTCGGTTCTCCTCGCTGCCGGTGTCGCCGGTGGACGTGGTCCGATGCACGGTCTTCAGCGCGGCCGGGCAGGGCCTGGACGCGATGGCGGACGCGTTGTTCCGTGGCTCGGTCACGGGACGGGAGCCGGACGGGGGGGTCACGCCGGGCGAGTATCCCCCGAGGCTGGACCTGCTCGCCCTGCCCGATTTCGTACCGGCCGACACCTTGGGCCGCAAGGGACTGAACCGGCTGACGAGGACTGACCAGCTGGCTTCGGTGGCGTGCGCCGTCGCCCTGCGCGAACTGCCGCGGCAAGCGGCGGCGGTCGAGCCGGACGAGACGGGCATCGTCCTGGGTACTTCGGTGGGCAGTACGCGCAGGGTGGGCGAGTTCATCAGGGACACCTTCGCGGAAGAGCGTCCTTACTTCGTCAACCCCTCCCACTTCCCCGGTGTGCTGATGAACTCGGCTGCCGGGCGGGCCGCCATTCACCTCGGCCTCACCGGCCTGAACTCCACCGTCTCGGGCGGCCCGCTCGCGGGCCTCCACGCGCTGCGTTTCGCTCGCAACGCCCTGCTGGCCGGTCATGCCCGGCGCCTGCTCACCGGCGCCTTCGAGGAGCTCTCTCCCCAGCGTGCCTGGGCATGGCATCGTTCCCAGGGGCTGGCCGCAGGGGTCCCGCTCGGTGAGGGCGGGGCGGTACTGGTCCTCGAACCTTCCGGGGGCAGGGAAGGTGGGCCCCGCCCCCTCGCCCGTCTGCTCGCCTGCGAGGTGGGGTTCGCCGATCCCAAGAGCGGTCTGCCCTCCGTCTCCCGGCGGCTGGCGAACTGCATACGGACGGCGCTGGTGCGCAGTGGCGTCGCGCCCGAGGATGTGGCGGTGGCGGTGCCGGGGGCAGCCGGGCGCGGCGGTTGGGCCATGGTGGAAGAACTCGCCCTGCGAGAGGTCTTCCCCCGGGGCGGAACGTCGGGGCCGGTCGAGCGCCTCACGATCCAGCCGGTCCTCGGAGAGACGGACAGTGCGAACGGCGCACTCCAGCTGGCCGCGACACTGGCGCGGTGGCAGGACGGCCGGAACGCCACGGAACACGAGCGTGCTGCGGTGATCACGTCCATCAGCCCCGACGGCAGCGTGGGCTGCGCGGTGGTACTTCAGCCTCCCCTGGACAGGGAGTAG
- a CDS encoding ScbA/BarX family gamma-butyrolactone biosynthesis protein codes for MPLTSTHGAATGRLVRKSVQEETLVTSWRPATARSQLVTARWPLRHSFYVEDRRYSSLLLTESLRQALALLTYTVHDIPLSHRLGWEQIRSTVDPEALRTASGPAEVELLVTHKQVKRRRLGSVHLTSQVEATLAGVPIGTAELRYSAHPPALYDRLRGSRYSDAESAFAQALPLTPAVPASEVGRSDTDNVVLSPTSSAHTWQLRVDTSHRVLFDHAHDHIPGMVLLEAVDQAARARARPQAVVPVAFDTTFFRYVEFDQPLLITAEPLVPEGGDRMSVMVDAHQNEVLALRSTVTVQPLSRG; via the coding sequence ATGCCGCTCACCAGCACCCACGGGGCCGCTACCGGAAGATTGGTTCGCAAGTCCGTCCAGGAGGAGACACTGGTCACCAGCTGGCGTCCGGCCACTGCCAGGTCTCAACTGGTCACTGCACGCTGGCCCCTGCGGCACAGCTTCTACGTCGAGGATCGCAGGTACAGTTCCCTGCTGCTGACGGAGAGCCTGCGTCAGGCGCTCGCGCTACTGACGTATACCGTCCACGATATACCCCTCTCCCACCGACTGGGGTGGGAGCAGATACGGTCGACGGTCGACCCGGAGGCGCTGCGCACGGCTTCGGGCCCTGCCGAAGTGGAGTTGCTCGTCACGCACAAGCAGGTCAAGCGGCGCCGTCTGGGTTCGGTGCACCTGACGTCCCAGGTGGAGGCCACGCTTGCGGGCGTGCCCATCGGTACTGCCGAACTGCGGTACAGCGCCCACCCCCCGGCCCTCTACGACCGCCTGCGCGGCTCCCGGTACTCGGACGCCGAGAGCGCCTTCGCGCAGGCGCTCCCCCTCACTCCTGCGGTGCCCGCCTCCGAGGTCGGCCGCAGTGACACCGACAACGTCGTGCTGTCACCCACCTCGAGCGCACACACCTGGCAATTGCGCGTCGACACCTCGCACCGCGTGCTCTTCGACCACGCGCACGACCACATCCCCGGCATGGTGCTGCTGGAAGCCGTCGACCAAGCGGCGCGGGCAAGGGCGAGGCCGCAGGCGGTCGTGCCTGTCGCCTTCGACACGACGTTCTTCCGGTACGTCGAGTTCGACCAGCCCCTCCTGATCACGGCCGAGCCCCTCGTACCGGAGGGCGGGGACCGCATGTCGGTGATGGTCGACGCCCATCAGAACGAAGTCCTCGCCCTCCGCAGCACCGTGACCGTCCAACCCCTGTCACGGGGCTGA
- a CDS encoding ScbR family autoregulator-binding transcription factor encodes MAARALKQERAERTRAALIRAAAKVFAESGFAGASVSRIAEQAGLTLGAMYFHFRSKEELAREIVSTQPDLVVTPQRSEGLQHAVDITLTWAYRLRDDPVLRAGARLVMDQEQFVTDKRENSHQQWVVIMRQDLREAQTRREVRAAVDTDAYARLVVNACTGAQMHAQLETSRSDLPARVEEIWQCLIPAIAYPAAAKKVQFGKERGTVS; translated from the coding sequence ATGGCGGCGCGAGCGTTGAAGCAGGAGCGGGCCGAGCGGACACGCGCTGCTCTGATCCGCGCGGCCGCGAAGGTGTTCGCGGAGTCGGGTTTCGCGGGGGCCAGCGTCTCAAGGATCGCCGAGCAGGCCGGGCTGACGCTGGGAGCGATGTACTTCCACTTCAGGTCCAAGGAGGAGCTCGCTCGTGAGATCGTCTCCACCCAGCCGGACCTCGTGGTCACGCCCCAGCGGTCGGAGGGACTTCAGCACGCCGTCGACATCACGCTGACCTGGGCGTACCGGTTGCGCGACGACCCGGTGCTGCGGGCCGGCGCCCGTCTGGTCATGGACCAGGAGCAGTTCGTGACCGACAAGAGGGAGAACTCGCACCAGCAGTGGGTGGTCATCATGCGACAGGACTTGCGGGAGGCGCAGACACGGCGCGAGGTGAGGGCCGCGGTGGACACCGATGCCTATGCCCGCCTCGTCGTCAATGCCTGTACCGGTGCGCAGATGCATGCCCAGCTGGAGACCTCCCGCAGCGATCTGCCCGCCCGGGTCGAAGAGATCTGGCAGTGCCTCATCCCCGCGATCGCCTATCCCGCCGCGGCCAAGAAGGTGCAGTTCGGCAAGGAGCGAGGCACGGTCTCATGA
- a CDS encoding alpha/beta hydrolase: MGVPLSGLLVEPSSGTPRAVVLALHGGGVRAGYFDSRAAPGLSLLELGVKLGFTVLALDRPGYGASAPFLPEGLNAQEQAELLRAALVGFARTHEIGSGFFVVGHSSGGQPALTMAAQDHDDNIIGLDISGLGNTPAAEDELPRDASGRMNWRRHWGAPSLYPPNAFRLCRSLLAPTPLRETEEFLRWPQTYAEIASAVRAPVRFTFGEQEPWWRFDAEAVGNLTAPLTSTRASVVVEPGAGHNISLGWTARTYHLRALAFLEQTLPGGRPGAAPPSDSGHKNPPLPDYDGISAPTSWQFLARVMNPLAAMPERAG; this comes from the coding sequence ATGGGGGTCCCTCTCTCCGGGCTGCTCGTCGAGCCCTCTTCAGGAACACCTAGGGCAGTCGTCCTGGCTCTGCACGGAGGCGGCGTCCGGGCCGGTTATTTCGACAGCCGTGCCGCGCCCGGTCTGTCATTGCTGGAGCTGGGGGTGAAGCTCGGATTCACCGTCCTCGCCCTGGACCGCCCCGGATACGGGGCATCAGCCCCTTTTCTGCCGGAAGGCTTGAACGCCCAGGAGCAGGCCGAGTTGTTGCGGGCCGCCCTGGTCGGGTTCGCCCGCACGCATGAAATCGGGAGCGGCTTCTTCGTCGTCGGCCATTCCAGCGGAGGGCAGCCCGCGCTCACCATGGCTGCCCAGGACCATGACGACAACATCATCGGTCTGGACATCTCCGGTCTCGGCAACACCCCGGCAGCGGAGGACGAACTGCCCCGCGATGCGTCCGGCCGGATGAACTGGCGTCGCCACTGGGGCGCCCCCAGCCTCTATCCCCCGAACGCTTTCCGTCTTTGCCGCTCTCTGCTGGCTCCCACACCCCTACGGGAGACAGAGGAGTTCCTCCGGTGGCCCCAGACCTATGCGGAAATCGCCTCCGCGGTACGGGCACCGGTCCGCTTCACCTTCGGAGAACAGGAGCCGTGGTGGCGGTTCGACGCGGAGGCGGTGGGCAACCTGACGGCCCCGTTGACTTCGACGCGGGCTTCCGTGGTGGTCGAGCCCGGAGCCGGGCACAACATCAGTCTCGGCTGGACCGCGCGTACCTACCACCTGCGGGCTCTCGCCTTCCTGGAGCAGACCCTGCCCGGTGGTCGCCCCGGTGCGGCCCCGCCGTCGGACTCCGGTCACAAGAACCCACCGCTGCCCGACTACGACGGGATATCGGCCCCCACCTCGTGGCAGTTCCTCGCCCGGGTCATGAATCCGCTGGCAGCAATGCCGGAAAGAGCGGGATGA
- a CDS encoding MFS transporter: protein MTTAPTGRSRPAITLVVVLLAFVTVPMSISGAAVALPDIGEDLHAAGAPLQWVMNAYNLTFASFMLVAGSTADLVGRRRIFASGAAVFAVGSIAAAAASDIMLLDLARALSGIGAAGVFASGGAILATTFDGAERTRAFAALGSAAGLGLAAGPTLSGWLVSGMGWRATFGLHAVLVLVALAGVGFVAESRAPQRPRLNVSGAVVFVAGLGALVLGAVQGPEWGWASPGVLLLLAAGLALLVAFVVMQSRSAAPLLDLTLVRNRRFLALCMVPVVTTFGFVTLLTYLPTYLVGAGGFSAQRAGTVLLLMTAPVLLAPPLAGGLVNRGVSPRLLITLSLALFAAGNVWLTVIGPSTPVIVFAGPLLLVGLGAGLSFGVGDGMAMSLVEPEQAGMATGFLNTMRIGSEAIVIAVFGAVLVSLIGTRVDSPELAEKVAAGDLSGGVSGVLADGYTHALHVALYGTAAVCAVGAVIIGIALAPKRRETTPTAPAPGDSHVPAEVA from the coding sequence GTGACTACTGCCCCTACGGGCCGGTCCCGTCCGGCGATCACGCTGGTGGTGGTGCTACTGGCCTTTGTCACAGTGCCGATGTCCATCTCGGGAGCAGCCGTCGCGTTGCCCGACATCGGTGAGGACCTGCATGCCGCAGGTGCACCACTGCAATGGGTCATGAACGCCTACAACCTGACGTTCGCGTCGTTCATGCTGGTCGCCGGTTCCACAGCCGACCTGGTGGGCCGGCGCCGCATCTTCGCGTCAGGCGCGGCAGTGTTCGCCGTCGGCTCGATCGCCGCGGCCGCAGCCTCCGACATCATGCTGCTCGACCTTGCCCGTGCCCTCTCCGGCATCGGCGCGGCAGGGGTGTTCGCCAGCGGCGGCGCGATCCTGGCCACGACCTTCGACGGTGCCGAGCGCACCCGCGCGTTCGCGGCCCTCGGCAGTGCGGCCGGGCTCGGACTGGCTGCCGGGCCGACCTTGTCGGGTTGGCTGGTCAGTGGGATGGGCTGGCGCGCGACGTTCGGGCTGCATGCCGTTCTGGTGCTGGTCGCGCTGGCCGGCGTCGGGTTCGTCGCCGAGTCCCGCGCTCCGCAGCGCCCCCGGCTGAACGTGTCCGGTGCGGTGGTGTTCGTGGCCGGTCTCGGCGCGTTGGTGCTGGGCGCGGTCCAGGGACCGGAGTGGGGCTGGGCGAGCCCCGGTGTCCTGCTGCTGCTCGCCGCAGGTCTGGCGTTGCTGGTGGCCTTCGTCGTCATGCAGTCGCGTTCCGCGGCTCCGCTGCTGGACCTGACGCTGGTCAGGAACCGCCGGTTCCTGGCGCTGTGCATGGTGCCCGTGGTGACGACGTTCGGCTTCGTCACTCTGCTCACTTACCTGCCCACCTACCTGGTGGGCGCCGGCGGGTTCTCCGCTCAGCGCGCGGGGACCGTGCTGCTGCTGATGACCGCACCGGTACTGCTGGCCCCGCCGCTGGCCGGAGGGCTGGTGAACCGCGGTGTCTCACCCCGCCTGTTGATCACGCTGTCATTGGCGCTGTTCGCCGCAGGCAACGTGTGGCTCACCGTCATCGGCCCCTCCACCCCCGTCATCGTCTTCGCCGGTCCGCTGCTGCTGGTCGGGCTCGGTGCCGGGCTGTCGTTCGGTGTGGGTGACGGAATGGCGATGAGCTTGGTCGAACCCGAGCAGGCCGGTATGGCCACAGGGTTCCTCAACACCATGCGCATCGGCAGCGAGGCCATCGTCATCGCCGTCTTCGGCGCGGTCCTGGTCAGCCTGATCGGCACCCGGGTCGACTCTCCCGAGCTGGCCGAGAAGGTCGCCGCAGGCGACCTGTCCGGTGGTGTCTCCGGCGTACTGGCCGATGGGTACACCCATGCCCTGCACGTCGCGCTGTACGGAACGGCGGCCGTCTGCGCCGTCGGTGCGGTGATCATCGGAATCGCGCTGGCCCCGAAGCGGCGCGAGACCACCCCGACGGCCCCCGCGCCCGGCGACTCGCACGTGCCTGCCGAGGTCGCCTGA
- a CDS encoding TetR/AcrR family transcriptional regulator — translation MAKQERASRTRRALLEAAAKEFDRHGYAGSSLAQIARSADISLGALTFHFPSKRALAESVRERGNEATLALVDRLNGHEGSPVQYVSRLTLALAALLEEDAAVRAAARLAREESCTRHEWHALWAPVLCERLRRALPSDVPPGTDMAAIADMAVHLVSGIEATLRHLPCPGEPDDRVGRLARIWQQALPDIALSLNSGDARPLGVADAAGAVLHGGAHGRSRPRADQRSVRGTKAGMTARRAGRRRPPRADPPYALAPPAAAAGCLTRRCTRRPPPSRLP, via the coding sequence ATGGCGAAGCAGGAAAGAGCCAGTCGGACACGCCGCGCCTTGTTGGAGGCGGCCGCCAAGGAGTTCGACCGCCACGGGTACGCCGGTTCGTCACTCGCCCAGATAGCCCGCTCCGCGGACATCTCGCTGGGGGCGCTGACCTTCCACTTCCCGTCGAAGCGGGCGCTGGCCGAGTCCGTCAGGGAGAGGGGAAACGAGGCGACCCTGGCGCTCGTCGACCGCCTGAACGGACACGAGGGGTCACCGGTGCAGTACGTGTCCCGCCTGACGCTCGCCCTGGCCGCCCTGCTGGAGGAGGACGCCGCGGTGCGCGCCGCCGCGCGGCTGGCCCGGGAAGAATCCTGTACCCGGCACGAATGGCACGCCCTGTGGGCACCGGTGCTGTGCGAGCGGCTGCGACGGGCACTGCCGAGCGATGTGCCGCCAGGGACGGATATGGCGGCGATCGCCGACATGGCGGTCCATCTCGTCTCCGGAATAGAGGCGACCCTGCGTCACCTTCCCTGCCCCGGCGAGCCGGACGACCGCGTCGGGCGTCTCGCGCGTATCTGGCAGCAGGCGCTGCCCGATATCGCGCTGTCGCTGAACAGCGGCGACGCCCGTCCGCTCGGCGTCGCCGATGCGGCGGGCGCCGTCCTCCACGGGGGTGCCCACGGGCGATCCCGGCCCAGAGCAGATCAGCGCTCCGTCCGGGGAACGAAGGCCGGAATGACCGCCCGCCGGGCCGGGCGTCGCCGCCCACCGCGTGCGGACCCGCCGTACGCGCTCGCTCCCCCTGCGGCGGCGGCCGGCTGCCTCACACGGCGCTGCACCCGCCGTCCACCGCCATCCCGGCTCCCGTGA
- the fabG gene encoding 3-oxoacyl-ACP reductase FabG, with the protein MSRTVLVTGGNRGIGLEIARTMADAGDKVAVTYRTGEPPADFFGVRCDVNDADDAQRALAEVVQQFGPVQVLVANAGVTKDALAPLMAEEDFRSVLETNLVSAFRFSRLVAPEMIRSRWGRIVFMSSVMGFLGSPGQVNYASSKAGLLGLTRSLAWELGSRNITVNMVTPGLIETDMIKGVKEKRRDALIAQTALRRTGTPAEVAEVVRFLTGNAASFVTGASIPVGGGLAMGQ; encoded by the coding sequence ATGAGCAGGACAGTACTCGTTACGGGCGGAAACCGAGGCATCGGTCTGGAAATCGCCCGCACCATGGCGGACGCGGGCGACAAAGTCGCCGTGACCTATCGCACCGGTGAGCCTCCTGCGGATTTCTTCGGCGTGCGGTGCGACGTCAATGATGCCGACGATGCCCAGCGCGCTCTGGCCGAAGTGGTGCAGCAGTTCGGTCCGGTTCAGGTGCTCGTCGCCAATGCGGGTGTGACGAAGGATGCCCTGGCCCCCCTGATGGCCGAAGAGGATTTCCGGAGCGTCCTGGAAACAAATCTTGTCTCGGCATTCCGCTTCTCACGGCTCGTAGCTCCGGAAATGATCCGTTCCCGCTGGGGGCGTATTGTTTTCATGTCCTCCGTGATGGGCTTCCTCGGATCACCCGGTCAGGTCAACTACGCCTCCTCCAAAGCTGGATTGCTCGGCCTCACCCGTTCGCTCGCCTGGGAACTCGGATCGCGGAACATCACGGTGAACATGGTGACTCCGGGGCTTATCGAGACTGACATGATCAAGGGCGTGAAGGAAAAGCGTCGCGACGCCTTGATTGCGCAGACCGCATTGCGCCGCACGGGAACACCTGCGGAGGTTGCCGAGGTCGTCCGATTCCTTACCGGCAATGCGGCCTCGTTCGTGACCGGCGCCTCGATACCGGTAGGCGGTGGCCTGGCAATGGGGCAGTGA
- a CDS encoding HAD family hydrolase: MQRSAETPIRAVWTDYGGVLEVPSTKVTVANFCAKTGITSAQLLASMEKVAGSYGVGMLAPLDTPLITQEEWSQQVEAVLLAEEGVKADLSDFPARWFEGRSANQPWVDHLRQLKSRGTFVGLMSNMVPAWDEHWRRIINPEGLFEDIVMSFEVGSRKPDTDIFRVAEKRAGFLPEECVLIDDMEKNCEGARKAGWHAIHFTEPAQAIAELDALLAVGPPE; encoded by the coding sequence ATGCAGCGTTCAGCCGAAACTCCGATCCGCGCCGTATGGACGGACTACGGAGGAGTGCTTGAGGTTCCGTCCACCAAGGTAACCGTGGCAAATTTCTGCGCGAAAACAGGCATCACATCCGCCCAGTTGCTCGCCTCCATGGAGAAGGTGGCCGGCTCCTACGGGGTGGGCATGCTGGCGCCGCTGGACACTCCGCTCATCACTCAGGAGGAGTGGTCACAGCAGGTCGAGGCCGTTCTGCTGGCCGAGGAGGGAGTGAAGGCGGACCTGTCCGACTTCCCGGCGCGCTGGTTCGAAGGCCGTTCGGCCAACCAGCCGTGGGTGGATCATCTGCGGCAGCTGAAGTCTCGCGGCACCTTCGTCGGACTGATGTCCAACATGGTGCCGGCCTGGGACGAGCACTGGCGCCGGATCATCAATCCCGAGGGGCTCTTCGAGGACATTGTCATGTCATTCGAGGTGGGTAGCCGCAAGCCGGACACCGATATCTTCCGGGTAGCCGAGAAGCGCGCCGGGTTCCTACCGGAAGAATGCGTACTGATCGACGACATGGAAAAGAACTGCGAGGGGGCGAGGAAGGCCGGCTGGCACGCGATCCATTTCACGGAGCCGGCCCAGGCGATCGCCGAACTGGACGCACTTCTTGCAGTGGGCCCGCCTGAGTGA